The following proteins are encoded in a genomic region of Spirosoma sp. SC4-14:
- a CDS encoding acetyltransferase, with amino-acid sequence MAKVIIFGVMDTAELAHFYLTHDSEHDVVAFTVSQEYLNETEFRGLPVVAFEHVETLFPPQDYKFFAPMTGRGMNRNRERIYLEAKAKGYEFISYISSKATLFGNQIGENCFILEDNTIQPFTTIGNNVVLWSGNHIGHHGQIKDHVFFTSHVVMSGHCVIEPYCFFGVNSTIRDFLHIATGTLVGMASAIYKDTDEWGVYIGNPAKKLPKPSHETY; translated from the coding sequence TATCATCTTTGGGGTAATGGATACCGCCGAACTGGCACACTTCTACCTTACCCACGATTCGGAACACGATGTGGTAGCCTTCACGGTCAGTCAGGAATACCTGAACGAAACGGAGTTCCGGGGCTTACCAGTAGTAGCCTTCGAACATGTCGAAACGCTGTTTCCTCCACAGGACTATAAATTTTTTGCCCCAATGACCGGGCGCGGCATGAACCGAAACCGCGAACGGATCTACCTCGAAGCCAAAGCCAAGGGCTATGAATTCATTTCCTATATTAGCTCGAAAGCTACGCTGTTTGGTAATCAAATCGGTGAAAACTGCTTTATTCTGGAAGACAACACTATTCAGCCATTTACCACAATTGGCAATAATGTTGTTCTCTGGAGCGGCAATCATATTGGGCACCACGGCCAGATCAAGGATCATGTCTTTTTTACATCACACGTGGTCATGTCGGGGCATTGTGTTATTGAACCGTATTGCTTCTTTGGAGTCAACAGCACTATACGCGATTTCCTCCATATTGCGACCGGTACCCTGGTTGGTATGGCCTCTGCCATTTACAAAGACACCGATGAATGGGGTGTCTACATCGGAAATCCCGCCAAAAAACTACCCAAACCCAGTCATGAAACGTATTAA